The segment CATATTGTTAACAGTCCCATGTACACAAGCCACGGTTACTGGACTCCTGATTATGTAGGCAATATCTGGAAACAGGCTTCATCAGAAGGTGGTGTGCTTTTAGTGGGCAATGGTGCAACAGGTCCCCAGCGGCGCTATTTTGACCACCTGATGTTTGATGCCTGCCAGGTTACCAATCCTTCCATAGACCCTTTGCGTGAACCAATGGAAATTCGTACGTATTTGGGCAGGCGTCCTGCACAGTGGGGAGAGGAAACGTTCCCGCTTCTTAAATTAGAAGTCCCCATAATGTTTGGTGCTATGAGTTTTGGTGCATTGAACCTGCGTGTCCATGAAGCCGAAGCAAAAGCAACCAAAGAAATTGGCACGTACTGGAATACTGGTGAGGGCGGATTTCATAAATCATTACGTGAAAAATATGGTGCTAATACTATTGTGCAGGTGGCTTCAGGCCGTTTTGGAGTAAGTGAGGATTATTTAAAATCAGCTGCTGCAGTTGAAATTAAAATAGGGCAGGGTGCAAAGCCAGGAATTGGTGGACACCTGCCAGGCGAAAAGGTTACCCCTCCAATATCCCAAACACGAATGATCCCGGTGGGTAGTGACGCATTGTCTCCTGCGCCGCATCATGATATTTACTCTATTGAAGATCTGCGACAATTAATCTATGCAATAAAAGAAGCAACAGAATATAAAGTGCCAGTAAGCGTTAAGATTGCTGCAGTACATAATGTTGCTGCAATTGTCAGCGGCATTGCACGGGCTGGTGCTGATATCATTGCCATTGATGGATTTAGAGGAGGTACTGGCGCAACGCCTTTGCAAATACGTCAAAATACTGGCATCCCCATTGAACTGGCAATAGCTGCAGCAGATGAGCGGCTGCGCCAGGAAGGGATACGCAATCAGGTAAGCTTGGTAGCCAGCGGTGGTATACAGTGCTCATCAGATGTGCTGAAGGCAATCTGTTTGGGTGCTGATGCTGTATATGTTGCAACACCGGTGCTTATTGCATTAGGATGTGGCATGTGTCAGAGGTGTTTTACCGGGAAATGTGCCTATGGTATAACCACAAATAAGCCGGGCCTTGCCGAGCGCATTGATGTTGATGAAGCAGCATGGGCACTGAAGAATTTACTTCATGCATGGGCCGAGGAAATAGAGGAACTCATGGGTTCAATGGGTATCAATGCTATTGAGGCAATGCGTGGTAATAGGGACAGGCTGCGTGGCGTTGGCCTGAATGAAGAAGAATTAAGAATTTTAGGTGTTAAGCATGCAGGAGCATAAAGGAGGATGGAACGATGGTGTTGACTGCAACCTTGAATGCTAAAGGCGTTTATTATAAAATGTTAAACCGTCAGATACGGGAACTTGTTGCAAAAGGGGAAACTACTGTAACGCTGGAAAATGTTTTGGGTCAGCGTTACATTGGCGGAGGTCTTAACGCTGACGTAACCATAACCATTAATGGCACGCCCGGGCAGGATTTAGGTGCATTTATGAATGGTCCTGTTATCATTGTTCATGGCAATGCACAGGATGGGATAGGAAATACCATGAATGCTGGTACGATTGTAGTACATGGAAAAGCAGGTGAAATCCCGGGGCATTCAATGCGTGGTGGTCAAATTTTAATTCGTGATGATGTTGAATATCGAGCTGGTATTCACATGAAAGAATATGAAACACAGATACCTTTTCTTGTTATTGGCGGCACTGCTAAGGATTATTGTGGCGAATATATGGCAGGAGGCCGTGTGGTGGTACTCAATCGTTTTGATGAAAAGGAGCCGGTTGGCAATGACATTGGTACTGGCATACATGGTGGTGTCATATACATTCGTGGGAATGTAGATAAACGCCGCCTGGGTGTTGGTGCTATTCTGGCAGAAATGGATAAGGAAGATATTGCTTTTTTGCAGAATGTGCTGCAAACTTTTAAAGCAACGTTCCCGTATATTGAACTATCGCACATAACATTAAATGATTTTAAAAAAATTACCAAAAAAGGGCACAGACCTTTTGCTAACCTATATGCTCCAG is part of the Spirochaetota bacterium genome and harbors:
- a CDS encoding glutamate synthase-related protein translates to MKNNWKTIPPFHPEIDYSRCDYKNGCTLCAHECSWGEIALKPEKLDNGTVVYKPVANLTSCGSCQRCVKMCPYNAIHIVNSPMYTSHGYWTPDYVGNIWKQASSEGGVLLVGNGATGPQRRYFDHLMFDACQVTNPSIDPLREPMEIRTYLGRRPAQWGEETFPLLKLEVPIMFGAMSFGALNLRVHEAEAKATKEIGTYWNTGEGGFHKSLREKYGANTIVQVASGRFGVSEDYLKSAAAVEIKIGQGAKPGIGGHLPGEKVTPPISQTRMIPVGSDALSPAPHHDIYSIEDLRQLIYAIKEATEYKVPVSVKIAAVHNVAAIVSGIARAGADIIAIDGFRGGTGATPLQIRQNTGIPIELAIAAADERLRQEGIRNQVSLVASGGIQCSSDVLKAICLGADAVYVATPVLIALGCGMCQRCFTGKCAYGITTNKPGLAERIDVDEAAWALKNLLHAWAEEIEELMGSMGINAIEAMRGNRDRLRGVGLNEEELRILGVKHAGA